The following are encoded in a window of Pseudomonadota bacterium genomic DNA:
- a CDS encoding glutathione S-transferase family protein — protein sequence MAKPTLHVFAISHYCEKARWALDYLGHDYTLNRLAPGKHLKKARSLGLKRGAMPFLELPDDVIQGSADVVSWAESNSPGGAKLSSAENRDACREIEQRLDDIAGIHVRRYFYSEAIVDHPATVLPIFRRGLPWLDQLKLRLGWKVVCRLMIKGMDLGPAQREDSRAKVEGELDWLDGLLADGRPYLLGDTMTRADLAAASLLSPIALPDEHPEYQHIVVPPLAQADTERWASRPSIRYVRTVYQNAR from the coding sequence ATGGCAAAACCCACGCTTCACGTATTCGCCATCTCCCATTACTGCGAAAAGGCGCGCTGGGCGTTGGACTATCTGGGCCATGACTACACGCTCAACCGACTGGCGCCCGGCAAACACCTCAAGAAAGCCCGTTCACTTGGCCTCAAACGCGGGGCGATGCCGTTTCTTGAACTTCCCGACGACGTAATCCAGGGATCTGCAGACGTTGTGAGCTGGGCGGAGTCCAACTCCCCCGGTGGCGCAAAACTCTCCAGTGCGGAGAATCGCGACGCCTGCCGAGAAATTGAGCAACGCCTGGATGACATCGCCGGGATCCACGTTCGACGTTACTTCTACTCAGAGGCCATCGTCGATCATCCGGCCACGGTGCTCCCAATTTTCCGCCGCGGTCTCCCGTGGCTGGACCAGCTCAAGCTGCGTCTTGGGTGGAAAGTTGTGTGTCGCTTGATGATTAAAGGCATGGACCTGGGCCCGGCCCAGCGTGAAGATTCGCGCGCCAAGGTAGAAGGCGAGCTCGATTGGCTCGACGGCCTGCTGGCGGACGGGCGGCCCTACCTGCTCGGCGACACGATGACGCGGGCAGACCTGGCTGCAGCGAGCCTCCTGTCACCTATTGCGCTGCCGGACGAGCACCCCGAATATCAGCATATCGTGGTGCCGCCGCTGGCCCAGGCAGATACAGAGCGCTGGGCGAGCCGACCCAGCATCCGATACGTTCGGACCG
- a CDS encoding DUF1295 domain-containing protein, translating to MLLATESIRPLALTNGLLQLGLFALVVCWPTWKTGRMSYVDIGWPWGLVFIGLLTFGFRFAEANEMRLAMVCGLYLAIGGRMGFYAVMLWRAGALNRELARYRYQALRWERAGVTNVALARQVEVLVQGLANASFLAFPAFVIAFNPASGVTGLELLGFSLALISLVLESLADRQKAAFVAQSKAKGQRDLVCDVGLWRYSRHPNYFFEWMVWNGLILMAMPAVPELFKSQPIPVAVLLTLGLLFVSRLMYQTLVHYTGARPSEYYSLQKRPAYAEYQRRTNRFFPGPSKDLGTES from the coding sequence GTGCTCCTGGCGACCGAGTCGATACGACCGCTCGCGCTCACCAACGGGCTGCTGCAGCTGGGACTGTTCGCGCTGGTCGTATGCTGGCCAACCTGGAAAACGGGCCGCATGTCTTATGTCGACATCGGCTGGCCGTGGGGGCTGGTATTCATCGGGCTGCTGACCTTTGGGTTCCGATTCGCTGAGGCAAATGAAATGCGGCTGGCGATGGTCTGCGGACTTTACCTCGCCATCGGGGGCCGCATGGGTTTTTATGCGGTAATGCTGTGGCGGGCTGGTGCACTGAACCGAGAGCTAGCTCGTTATCGGTATCAGGCGCTGCGTTGGGAGCGCGCCGGAGTCACCAACGTCGCACTAGCACGCCAGGTAGAGGTGCTTGTGCAGGGGCTGGCGAACGCCTCTTTCCTCGCCTTCCCGGCGTTCGTGATCGCCTTCAATCCTGCATCCGGCGTCACTGGCTTGGAGTTACTCGGCTTTTCACTTGCGTTGATCTCGCTGGTCCTCGAGTCGCTTGCGGACCGCCAAAAGGCAGCGTTTGTGGCCCAAAGTAAGGCCAAGGGCCAGCGTGACCTCGTCTGTGACGTTGGACTATGGCGCTACAGCCGTCACCCCAACTATTTTTTTGAATGGATGGTTTGGAACGGGCTAATTCTGATGGCGATGCCCGCGGTTCCGGAGCTATTCAAATCCCAACCCATTCCGGTCGCCGTCCTGCTGACGCTTGGACTGCTGTTCGTTTCGCGCCTTATGTATCAGACCTTGGTGCACTACACCGGCGCCAGGCCCTCCGAGTACTATTCTCTTCAGAAACGGCCGGCCTACGCGGAGTACCAGCGCCGGACCAACCGTTTCTTTCCCGGCCCGTCGAAAGACCTCGGGACCGAATCTTGA
- a CDS encoding alpha/beta hydrolase, with translation MDSTTGVYYEVHGNEGPPLVLGFPIFASMADILGSEAKAIRDGFLAGLTDRYRVLLLDYPSIGRSEELPPSKLSVERVCHDLLAVADEAGFERFSYWGYSWGGCVGYQLAVRTERVSALAMGGWPPLGGQYDAMLAASREQKDNPPPEAQVVLRSPAQYAQWETFYASLQLFDDDNASKSLSIPRLAYAGADGDTTAGSYTIQNASILRDKQAELEARGWQVQLIEGAAHEDGLNPSKILPIVRPFLDRYVEHSG, from the coding sequence TTGGATTCAACTACAGGCGTTTACTACGAGGTTCATGGGAATGAGGGGCCGCCCCTCGTCCTGGGTTTTCCCATTTTCGCCTCGATGGCTGACATCCTCGGTTCCGAAGCAAAAGCGATCCGCGATGGATTTCTTGCTGGGCTTACCGATCGATATCGGGTCCTGCTCCTCGACTATCCGAGCATTGGTCGCAGCGAAGAGCTCCCCCCGTCGAAGCTATCGGTTGAGCGGGTATGCCATGACCTGCTAGCGGTCGCTGACGAGGCCGGCTTTGAGCGATTTAGCTACTGGGGCTACTCGTGGGGTGGATGTGTGGGATACCAGCTCGCCGTCAGGACTGAACGGGTCTCCGCGCTGGCGATGGGCGGGTGGCCACCGCTCGGTGGTCAGTACGACGCAATGCTCGCGGCCAGCCGAGAGCAAAAGGACAATCCGCCCCCCGAAGCACAGGTGGTTCTTCGCTCTCCGGCACAGTACGCGCAGTGGGAAACCTTCTACGCGAGCCTCCAGCTTTTTGACGATGACAACGCCTCGAAATCGCTGTCCATCCCGCGACTGGCCTATGCGGGCGCGGACGGAGACACGACCGCAGGGTCTTATACCATTCAGAACGCGTCGATTTTGCGAGACAAGCAAGCGGAGCTCGAGGCGCGCGGCTGGCAGGTTCAGCTGATTGAGGGCGCCGCTCACGAGGACGGACTGAATCCGTCCAAGATACTGCCGATTGTAAGACCCTTCCTGGATCGATATGTCGAACACTCAGGTTAG
- a CDS encoding membrane dipeptidase, with protein MSNTQVSSDARELLSQTLVWDNHACMPLRHGDDDFLPQLERCREAGCDVVSLNIGFGFKTLDEHLRTAALFRRWVSQRPERYRLAKSLSDIDEARESGQLAIVFDVEGMALLDEGDYGLVSMLRELGVIWMLVAYNKNNAAGGGCADEDPGLTPHGKAILKEMKRVGMIACCSHTGHRTAMDVMEAADNPVVFSHSNASAVHSHFRNIPDELILACAETGGVVGINGIGEFLGENGDYAELLLRHIDHVSELAGPEHVGLGLDYVYDQQELLDYLKAHPELFGVDPEPKVRMAGPEVLPELVAAMLQRGYQQRHIEMILGGNWRRVAQQVWIDGQR; from the coding sequence ATGTCGAACACTCAGGTTAGTTCAGACGCACGAGAGCTCCTTAGCCAAACCCTGGTTTGGGACAACCACGCCTGTATGCCTTTGCGCCATGGCGACGATGATTTTCTGCCGCAGCTGGAGCGGTGCCGGGAGGCCGGCTGTGATGTTGTCAGCCTGAATATTGGCTTCGGCTTCAAAACGCTGGACGAACATCTTCGCACCGCGGCCCTGTTCCGCCGGTGGGTGAGCCAACGGCCCGAGCGTTACCGGCTCGCTAAGTCGCTGAGCGACATTGATGAGGCGCGCGAGTCTGGGCAGCTGGCGATCGTCTTCGACGTCGAGGGCATGGCGCTGCTGGATGAGGGTGACTATGGCCTGGTTTCGATGCTGCGCGAGCTCGGGGTCATCTGGATGCTGGTGGCCTACAACAAAAACAACGCGGCGGGTGGTGGCTGTGCGGATGAAGACCCGGGCCTGACGCCCCACGGTAAGGCCATTCTTAAAGAAATGAAGCGGGTCGGCATGATCGCATGCTGTTCCCACACCGGCCATCGCACGGCGATGGACGTGATGGAAGCCGCCGATAATCCAGTGGTGTTTTCCCATTCCAATGCCAGCGCCGTGCATTCGCACTTTCGCAACATCCCCGACGAGCTGATCCTCGCCTGTGCGGAAACGGGTGGGGTTGTCGGGATCAATGGCATCGGCGAATTTCTGGGGGAGAACGGCGACTATGCGGAGCTCTTACTGCGCCATATCGATCATGTGTCGGAATTGGCAGGTCCCGAGCACGTAGGGCTGGGTCTAGATTATGTGTATGATCAGCAGGAGCTGCTCGACTATCTCAAAGCCCACCCTGAGTTGTTCGGTGTCGACCCCGAACCGAAGGTTCGGATGGCCGGACCCGAAGTGCTGCCAGAGCTGGTGGCCGCCATGCTGCAGCGCGGCTACCAGCAACGCCACATCGAGATGATTTTGGGCGGCAACTGGCGTCGGGTAGCCCAGCAGGTCTGGATCGATGGGCAACGTTAG
- a CDS encoding AraC family transcriptional regulator — protein MPQEELEALPKDETSRSLQHTCDGDQEVIALADDLIFARTDVPHIDQAPDDRQWSIDYSGWLYLHFRLEGLSREIQPDGEVTDLGGQSFILSVSNGPSSTREVLGEKWRTVGVACKPSFIRRELKMDPADLPTELARFQAGEVDAEFWYAGELSREMFSVAGALMNPRIHDSIRPIYIRAKAVELVCLALDRVRRPQPVLAAPIKLTQHDVRCLHQARAILEESPTAPTLDQLARRVGVNRNKLAMGFKYVFGETVAAFHREHRLEMAREMLRDPDVSVGQVADAAGYRDAGSFSKAFKLRYGMLPSDMRPGNRT, from the coding sequence TTGCCGCAGGAAGAGCTGGAAGCGCTGCCAAAGGACGAGACATCGCGTTCGCTGCAGCACACCTGTGACGGCGATCAGGAAGTTATTGCGCTGGCTGACGACCTGATTTTCGCCCGTACCGACGTGCCCCATATCGATCAGGCCCCGGACGATCGCCAGTGGTCGATCGACTACAGCGGCTGGCTGTATCTGCATTTTCGCCTCGAAGGCCTGAGCCGGGAAATTCAGCCGGACGGAGAAGTCACCGACCTCGGTGGACAGAGTTTTATCCTGTCGGTGTCGAATGGTCCGTCGTCGACCCGGGAGGTGTTGGGGGAGAAGTGGCGCACGGTAGGCGTGGCCTGCAAACCTTCGTTTATACGGCGCGAGCTGAAGATGGACCCGGCGGATCTGCCGACCGAGCTGGCCCGCTTTCAGGCCGGTGAGGTAGACGCGGAGTTCTGGTACGCCGGCGAACTGTCTCGCGAGATGTTCAGCGTCGCGGGTGCGCTGATGAATCCCCGGATTCACGACAGCATCCGTCCGATCTACATTCGTGCCAAAGCCGTAGAGCTTGTCTGTCTGGCTCTGGATCGTGTTCGCCGGCCTCAGCCGGTGCTGGCAGCGCCGATCAAGCTGACCCAGCACGACGTTCGCTGTCTGCACCAGGCCCGGGCTATCCTCGAGGAGAGCCCTACGGCGCCGACGCTCGATCAGCTGGCGCGACGCGTCGGCGTTAACCGCAACAAGCTCGCCATGGGTTTCAAATACGTTTTTGGTGAGACGGTGGCCGCCTTTCATCGCGAGCACCGGCTGGAGATGGCGCGCGAGATGTTGCGTGATCCCGACGTCAGCGTTGGTCAGGTTGCCGACGCCGCCGGGTACCGGGACGCGGGTAGCTTCAGTAAAGCGTTCAAGCTTCGCTATGGCATGCTCCCATCGGACATGCGTCCCGGCAATCGGACGTGA
- a CDS encoding TonB-dependent receptor, whose protein sequence is MKRHSNLFVSGCLLLTAAPAATFAQDQSDDVFVIEEIVVTAQKREERVFDVPLSVTAMTGDEIAERGITNLLDAQYAVSGLTLTEFGPGQQRAQLRGTGTAGGATGLATVGFYIDEVPLVANAGGAGPDIRLLDMARIEVLRGPQPTLYGEGSMGGTIRYITADPELTEFSGNVGASFGSVTDGSESWRGQAVVNIPLIENELGVRFAVAEEQIGGWIDSVIDGRDDVNEADITTLRGKLLWQPNDRFTLRAMLLTQDLDQPYQNFGGPDRTTITGFPTGNRDEYDIFNLTASYEFDRFTVLGTVGYIDREASAIFDLTAFGVGFFTAPPEFGGFGLPPGLITRVGLTSDTEYEMWSQELRLTSNGDGPLNYNLGIYHRDPETDTNSVTITEPNAIQDLIGFDPFSGGPATNESDAFAVFGDVSYAFNEQWEVLLGVRYYEDERTQRTLAPTPRQAEFDTTNPRINVAWTPNDNSSYYANYAKGFRSGGFNVQIPGFNIPPDFGPEDFNSFEIGTKQIALDGRVSWELAAYYNDWTDIQVPAPAAAIPFFTNGGEASGPGVDFSLRALLGEEFTLGVTYGWTDMEYDTDTGDRNRGDSLDLVAERTGSISLDWARQISGGTELRARADYQHTSGFTLTVRRPPFNQVNPTDSRNVFNLRFGASFGDYEAYLFANNLTDDDGTLYPIIGTNLEPVLPIPRVIGAEFRVSF, encoded by the coding sequence GTGAAACGTCATTCCAACCTGTTTGTCTCCGGCTGCCTGCTTCTCACCGCCGCACCCGCCGCGACTTTCGCCCAAGACCAATCCGACGACGTGTTTGTCATTGAAGAGATTGTCGTGACGGCGCAAAAGCGGGAAGAACGGGTCTTCGACGTACCGCTTTCGGTGACCGCGATGACGGGTGACGAGATCGCTGAACGCGGCATCACCAACCTGCTGGATGCCCAGTACGCAGTCTCGGGGCTGACCCTCACTGAATTCGGCCCAGGGCAGCAGCGCGCTCAGCTGCGCGGCACCGGTACGGCGGGCGGAGCCACGGGTCTTGCGACCGTGGGTTTCTATATCGACGAGGTTCCGCTCGTGGCCAACGCCGGTGGCGCAGGACCGGATATTCGCCTCCTGGATATGGCGCGAATCGAGGTGCTTCGGGGGCCGCAGCCAACGCTTTACGGTGAGGGCTCCATGGGGGGAACCATTCGGTACATCACCGCTGACCCGGAACTGACAGAGTTTTCGGGCAACGTCGGCGCGAGCTTCGGTTCCGTAACCGACGGCAGTGAATCCTGGCGCGGGCAGGCGGTTGTGAACATCCCGCTGATAGAGAACGAGCTAGGTGTTCGCTTTGCGGTTGCCGAAGAGCAGATCGGCGGCTGGATAGACTCGGTGATCGACGGCCGGGATGATGTCAACGAAGCTGACATCACCACGCTGCGCGGCAAGCTGCTCTGGCAACCCAATGACCGCTTCACGCTGCGCGCGATGCTGCTCACCCAGGATCTGGATCAGCCCTACCAGAACTTTGGCGGTCCGGACCGCACCACCATCACGGGTTTCCCCACGGGGAACCGCGACGAATATGACATCTTTAATCTGACCGCGAGCTACGAGTTTGATCGCTTCACGGTGCTGGGCACCGTTGGCTACATCGATCGCGAGGCAAGCGCCATCTTCGATCTGACCGCCTTCGGCGTTGGGTTCTTCACGGCCCCGCCGGAGTTTGGCGGCTTTGGCCTGCCGCCGGGCCTGATCACCCGGGTCGGACTCACCTCCGACACGGAATACGAGATGTGGTCGCAGGAGCTGCGCCTCACCTCCAACGGTGACGGACCGCTCAACTACAACCTCGGCATTTATCATCGCGATCCGGAAACCGACACCAACTCGGTCACCATCACAGAGCCCAATGCTATCCAGGACCTGATCGGTTTCGACCCCTTTAGCGGCGGGCCCGCTACCAATGAGTCGGATGCCTTTGCGGTCTTTGGTGACGTCAGCTACGCCTTCAATGAGCAGTGGGAAGTGCTGCTTGGCGTGCGCTACTACGAAGATGAACGGACGCAGCGAACGCTGGCGCCGACACCGCGTCAGGCTGAGTTCGACACCACCAACCCGCGGATCAACGTAGCGTGGACGCCAAACGACAACAGCTCGTATTACGCAAACTACGCCAAGGGATTCCGCAGCGGCGGCTTTAACGTCCAGATCCCCGGCTTCAATATCCCACCGGATTTTGGCCCCGAGGACTTCAACTCCTTTGAAATTGGCACCAAGCAAATTGCGCTCGACGGACGCGTGTCCTGGGAGCTTGCCGCGTACTACAACGACTGGACCGATATTCAGGTGCCGGCGCCGGCCGCCGCCATTCCGTTCTTTACGAACGGCGGTGAGGCCTCCGGTCCGGGCGTCGACTTCTCTTTGCGTGCGCTGCTCGGCGAGGAGTTCACGTTGGGTGTGACCTACGGCTGGACTGATATGGAGTACGACACCGATACCGGTGATCGGAACCGAGGCGATTCGCTTGATCTGGTGGCGGAGCGGACCGGCTCTATTTCGTTGGACTGGGCCCGGCAGATCTCCGGCGGCACGGAGCTGCGGGCCCGGGCGGACTATCAGCACACCAGCGGCTTTACGCTGACGGTTCGTCGCCCGCCCTTTAATCAGGTGAATCCGACGGACTCACGTAATGTATTCAACCTGCGTTTCGGCGCCAGCTTCGGTGACTATGAAGCTTACCTGTTTGCCAACAACCTGACGGACGACGACGGGACCCTGTATCCGATCATCGGCACCAACCTGGAGCCGGTGCTGCCGATTCCACGGGTCATCGGTGCTGAGTTTCGGGTATCGTTCTGA
- a CDS encoding MFS transporter gives MPQAGGPLKRTVLAAYAAPAFSQALIHGPVGTVIQGIYGRDFGVALSSIAFALVVSRIFDAITDPIIGYLSDRYRTRYGHRKPWLVVGSLIAVVACWYLYIPPEQVTAGYFLLWFLLAYFGWTVSEIPYRAWMADLTDDYQQRTRIAAWRTFARYLGFIAFYGIPLLPFFETTEFTAETLKVTAVVAAIALPTTALIAAWIVPQGGVVVSAGRPNLRQVVPALLRNKPLLLFLATFATGGLATGTAFGLLFFFVDSHLGLGGTLALLFVLGAPIGAVTMPFWVWLANRIGKERSWAIAYLCSGSFLLAHLLIPAGPEGELLLIIMFVLVFSVSSAGVVVPAALLADIVDYGKWKFRGDYAGTYYSVQTMVEKGVEGLGVALGLAVVSWFGFDPQLDTQTERGTFGLLLGFPVLPAFMTLLTVPIIWRFPINRRRQQIIVKRLARREAASS, from the coding sequence GTGCCGCAAGCTGGCGGCCCGCTGAAACGGACTGTCCTGGCGGCGTATGCCGCCCCCGCGTTTTCCCAGGCGCTGATACACGGGCCGGTGGGGACCGTGATCCAGGGTATCTATGGTCGGGACTTCGGGGTTGCACTCTCGTCCATCGCGTTCGCGCTGGTTGTATCCAGGATCTTCGACGCGATCACCGACCCGATCATCGGCTATCTGTCCGACCGGTACCGGACCCGCTACGGTCACCGAAAGCCCTGGCTGGTCGTCGGTTCGCTCATTGCGGTGGTCGCCTGCTGGTATCTCTATATTCCGCCGGAGCAGGTGACCGCTGGCTACTTTCTGTTGTGGTTTCTCCTAGCCTATTTTGGCTGGACCGTATCGGAGATTCCCTACCGCGCGTGGATGGCGGACCTCACCGACGATTATCAGCAGCGTACCCGCATCGCCGCTTGGCGCACGTTTGCGCGCTACCTCGGGTTTATCGCTTTCTACGGCATTCCGCTCCTGCCGTTTTTCGAGACCACCGAATTCACGGCGGAGACGTTAAAAGTCACGGCTGTGGTCGCAGCCATCGCTTTGCCGACTACCGCCCTGATTGCTGCCTGGATCGTGCCGCAGGGTGGGGTGGTTGTCAGCGCTGGTCGGCCGAACCTGCGGCAGGTGGTGCCGGCACTGCTGCGCAACAAGCCGCTATTGCTGTTTCTCGCGACGTTTGCCACTGGTGGACTGGCCACCGGCACGGCCTTTGGTCTGCTGTTCTTTTTTGTCGACAGCCACCTGGGGCTTGGCGGCACGCTGGCGCTGCTGTTTGTGCTCGGCGCTCCGATCGGCGCCGTCACCATGCCGTTTTGGGTATGGCTCGCCAATCGTATTGGCAAGGAGCGCTCGTGGGCGATCGCCTACCTGTGCTCCGGGAGCTTTCTCTTGGCCCACCTGCTCATTCCTGCTGGGCCGGAAGGCGAGCTGCTGCTGATCATCATGTTTGTGCTGGTGTTTTCGGTGTCTTCAGCGGGGGTTGTGGTTCCCGCGGCGCTCCTCGCCGACATCGTCGACTACGGGAAGTGGAAGTTCCGCGGCGATTACGCGGGCACCTATTACTCGGTGCAGACCATGGTCGAAAAAGGGGTCGAGGGGCTTGGGGTGGCGCTGGGCCTAGCGGTTGTCAGCTGGTTTGGCTTCGATCCGCAGCTGGATACTCAGACCGAACGAGGCACATTTGGGCTGCTGCTCGGTTTCCCCGTGTTGCCGGCTTTCATGACCCTGCTGACCGTCCCTATTATCTGGCGCTTTCCGATCAACCGGCGGCGGCAGCAGATCATTGTCAAACGGCTCGCGCGCCGCGAGGCCGCCTCATCGTAA
- a CDS encoding DUF885 domain-containing protein codes for MSEPSTQLADLAQRYWKLECFESPFSAILAGQSTDDAVLFRESPADHDRRAERAAALLKESQSVSSNGLDPQDHATLTLLQRELKRIVDFHRVSAHLRPSLFPAGPDFNLVYFANSASANTAQAAELFVERLATVKDYVADLKACLRQGRAAGFRYPGLVLERGAAAAQANTATELSDSPFLGPLLRSPVRDTDEVRKHLSDARRLVEQDVLPELRGYAAFLTDELEKTSRESLACTDDPAGPEFYELLVSHYTSLDSSADEIHELGLSEVQRVEEEMATVAAEAGYEGRLEDYRAFIGSDPSFYATSLEEHHNTVLALCKRIDQHIPAYFGRIPRITYSVRCIPEDMSENLPPAYAQPSPADNSAPGIYWISSLLEKCPTYLYPSITLHEAWPGHLMQIALMQEQTDLPAFRRNGALKYTACIEGWAMYCENLGEELGMYQTPHEKMGRLIGEMWRSVRLVVDTGLHTRGWSRQQAIDYLARLAPMPQPMVEAEVDRYIALPGQALAYQPGNLKFRELRQRAERELGSRFDIRSFHDQLIAAGPVTLPVLDNLTQHWLDQQKVTVAA; via the coding sequence ATGTCTGAACCGAGTACACAGCTGGCGGACCTTGCTCAGCGCTACTGGAAGCTGGAGTGTTTTGAATCGCCGTTCAGCGCCATCCTGGCCGGCCAGTCGACCGACGACGCCGTCCTGTTCCGGGAATCGCCGGCTGATCACGACCGGCGCGCCGAGCGAGCGGCGGCGTTGCTTAAGGAGAGTCAGTCTGTCTCCTCCAACGGCCTGGATCCCCAGGATCATGCGACCCTGACCCTGCTGCAGCGTGAGCTTAAGCGGATCGTGGATTTTCATCGGGTAAGCGCGCATCTGCGGCCTTCGCTGTTTCCGGCCGGCCCGGATTTCAATCTGGTTTACTTCGCCAACAGCGCCAGCGCCAATACGGCGCAGGCCGCCGAACTTTTTGTCGAGCGCCTGGCGACGGTTAAGGACTACGTGGCAGACCTCAAAGCCTGTCTTCGGCAGGGGCGGGCTGCGGGCTTCCGGTATCCCGGGCTGGTGCTTGAGCGCGGCGCAGCCGCAGCCCAAGCCAACACGGCCACTGAGCTGTCTGATTCACCCTTCCTCGGGCCGCTGCTGCGTTCGCCGGTCCGCGACACCGACGAGGTAAGAAAGCATCTGTCCGACGCACGACGACTCGTGGAGCAGGATGTGCTGCCGGAGCTTCGGGGCTATGCCGCTTTTCTCACCGACGAGCTGGAGAAAACATCGCGGGAATCGCTGGCCTGCACCGACGATCCGGCCGGACCGGAATTCTATGAGCTGCTGGTAAGTCACTACACGTCGCTCGACAGCTCGGCGGACGAGATTCATGAGCTGGGCCTATCGGAGGTCCAGCGGGTGGAGGAAGAGATGGCGACCGTAGCGGCTGAGGCGGGTTACGAGGGCCGTCTGGAAGACTATCGGGCGTTCATCGGATCAGACCCATCGTTTTATGCGACGTCGCTCGAGGAGCATCACAACACGGTGCTGGCGCTGTGCAAGCGCATCGATCAGCACATCCCCGCCTATTTTGGCCGTATTCCCCGGATTACGTATTCGGTGCGGTGTATTCCCGAAGACATGTCGGAGAACCTGCCGCCCGCCTACGCGCAGCCCAGCCCCGCGGACAACTCGGCCCCGGGCATTTACTGGATCTCCAGCCTGCTGGAGAAGTGTCCCACCTACCTTTATCCCTCGATTACGCTGCACGAAGCGTGGCCTGGACACCTGATGCAGATCGCGCTGATGCAGGAGCAGACCGACCTGCCGGCGTTTCGGCGCAACGGCGCGCTCAAGTACACCGCTTGTATCGAGGGCTGGGCCATGTACTGCGAAAACCTTGGCGAGGAGCTGGGCATGTACCAGACACCCCATGAAAAGATGGGGCGTTTGATCGGCGAAATGTGGCGGTCCGTGCGGCTGGTTGTCGATACGGGGCTTCACACGCGAGGCTGGAGTCGGCAGCAGGCCATCGACTATCTGGCTCGCCTGGCACCCATGCCCCAACCGATGGTGGAAGCCGAGGTGGATCGTTACATCGCGCTCCCCGGGCAGGCGCTGGCCTACCAGCCCGGCAACCTCAAGTTTCGCGAGCTGCGCCAGCGCGCGGAGCGAGAGCTCGGTTCCCGCTTTGATATCCGTTCCTTTCACGACCAGCTGATCGCCGCGGGTCCCGTTACGCTGCCAGTGCTGGATAATCTGACC